In a single window of the Neoarius graeffei isolate fNeoGra1 chromosome 28, fNeoGra1.pri, whole genome shotgun sequence genome:
- the smyd1a gene encoding histone-lysine N-methyltransferase SMYD1a, with product MTQQKMDAVEVFAAGEKGRGLRTTKEMKAGEVVFAEASFAAVVFDSLSMDVCHSCFRRQVNPHRCAQCKFAYYCDRTCQRAAWEEHKNECAAIKQRGKAPSENVRLAARAIWRMQKHKGKVFDTQLTTLDLLEDHISAMTPEDLKKLKVDVDNFQDYWQGNSKQYTADYVSHIFGVINCNAYTMSDQRGLQAVGVGLFPNLCLVNHDCWPNCTVILNHGSQTALDSALHSQRRIELRALESIPEGVELTVSYVDFLNLSKDRQKLLKKQYYFDCKCEHCSNGIKDDLMMAVKETDGKKPSAELVKKVTDFSVEALAKIEQAHMEGNFHEVVKICRECLEKQEPVLAETHLYLLQVFRVISEVLSYQQSFQEAAEYTRRMVEGYMKLYHPNNAQLGMATMRAGVTHWHAGLIEAAHGLICKAYAILMVTHGPHHPITKDLEAMRTQTELELRMFKENENVYHRMREEALSNKHMASRLIKSK from the exons ATGACCCAACAGAAAATGGATGCTGTGGAGGTGTTTGCAGCTGGAGAGAAAGGCCGCGGCCTCCGGACCACCAAGGAGATGAAGGCTGGTGAGGTGGTGTTTGCAGAGGCCAGCTTCGCTGCTGTGGTCTTTGATAG TCTGTCCATGGACGTATGTCACAGCTGCTTCCGCAGACAGGTTAATCCACACCGCTGTGCCCAGTGTAAGTTTGCCTACTACTGTGACCGCACGTGCCAACGAGCTGCATGGGAGGAACACAAGAACGAGTGTGCCGCCATCAAACAGCGTGGCAAGGCACCCAGTGAGAATGTGCG TCTGGCGGCGCGAGCTATATGGCGCATGCAGAAGCACAAAGGAAAAGTCTTTGACACACAGCTGACAACTCTAGACCTCTTGGAGGACCACATCTCTGCAATGACCCCAGAGGACCTTAAAAAGCTTAAAGTGGATGTTGACAACTTCCAGGACTACTGGCAAGGCAACAGCAAGCAGTATACCGCAGACTACGTCTCACATATCTTTGGTGTG ATTAACTGCAATGCCTACACTATGAGTGACCAGCGTGGGCTCCAGGCAGTCGGGGTGGGCCTCTTTCCTAACCTCTGTCTGGTCAACCATGACTGCTGGCCCAACTGTACAGTCATTCTCAATCATGGCAG TCAGACAGCTCTGGACTCAGCTTTACACTCTCAGAGGAG GATTGAGCTGCGTGCCTTAGAAAGCATCCCAGAAGGTGTTGAGTTGACGGTCAGCTATGTGGACTTCTTAAACTTATCCAAAGATCGTCAGAAGCTGCTCAAGAAGCAGTATTACTTTGACTGCAAGTGTGAGCACTGCAGCAATGGCATCAAGGATGACCTCATGATGGCGGTGAAAGAGACTGATGGCAAAAAG CCTTCGGCCGAGCTGGTAAAGAAGGTTACAGACTTTAGTGTGGAGGCCTTGGCTAAAATTGAACAAGCTCACATGGAAGGAAATTTTCATGAG GTCGTTAAAATCTGCCGTGAGTGCTTGGAGAAGCAAGAACCGGTGCTGGCTGAGACACACCTCTACCTCCTGCAGGTGTTCAGGGTGATCAGCGAGGTGCTGTCATACCAGCAGTCCTTCCAGGAGGCTGCAGAATACACACGCAGGATGGTCGAAGGTTACAT GAAGCTCTATCACCCAAACAATGCTCAGCTTGGCATGGCTACCATGAGAGCAGGTGTGACACACTGGCACGCAGGGCTGATCGAAGCTGCTCATGGTCTGATCTGTAAAGCTTATGCAATCCTCATGGTTACACATGGACCCCATCACCCAATTACAAAGGACTTAGAG GCTATGCGCACACAGACAGAGCTGGAGCTGCGCATGTTTAAGGAGAATGAAAACGTCTACCACAGGATGCGTGAGGAGGCTCTGAGCAACAAACACATGGCCAGTCGTCTAATCAAGAGCAAATAG